The following are from one region of the Carnobacterium gallinarum DSM 4847 genome:
- the alr gene encoding alanine racemase — translation MISGKHRDTVAIIHKDAIYNNLKNEMNYLEADTEVYAVVKANGYGHGALEVAEIARQAGVNGFCVAILDEALELRHAGFTEPILILGIVDAEYADLLAKYQIRVNVSSLNWLKDANRQLVSSRCTEKLSIHLAIDTGMGRIGLRTIAEVQEVEVYLSKVKAFNFEGIFTHFATADIENADLFESQADKFEKLVKSLKKAPPYIHSANSATGLWHLGNQKSIVRLGIAMYGLNPSGQELELPFALEPAMSIETKLVAVKQMHQGDTISYGATYKSKEGEWIGTLPIGYADGWRRSLQGQTVLVEGYRCEIVGRVCMDQCMIRLPKEFPLGTKVVLVGKSQQDEVTMQELAEHLDTIHYEITCGLTARLPRVYQ, via the coding sequence TTGATATCTGGTAAACATCGAGATACAGTGGCCATTATTCATAAAGATGCTATTTATAATAATTTGAAAAATGAAATGAACTACCTAGAAGCAGATACAGAAGTTTATGCAGTCGTTAAAGCAAATGGTTATGGGCATGGAGCATTGGAAGTTGCAGAAATTGCTCGCCAGGCAGGTGTTAACGGATTTTGTGTAGCTATTCTTGATGAAGCTCTAGAGTTAAGGCATGCAGGCTTTACGGAACCTATTTTAATTTTAGGAATTGTTGATGCTGAGTACGCTGATTTGTTAGCAAAGTATCAGATAAGAGTGAATGTTAGTAGCTTGAACTGGCTGAAAGATGCTAATCGTCAATTAGTGAGTAGTCGTTGTACTGAAAAGTTATCGATTCATTTGGCGATAGATACGGGAATGGGTCGAATTGGTTTACGAACTATAGCTGAGGTGCAAGAAGTTGAGGTTTATCTATCAAAGGTAAAAGCCTTTAATTTTGAGGGCATTTTTACACATTTTGCTACGGCAGATATTGAAAATGCTGATTTGTTTGAGAGTCAAGCTGATAAATTCGAGAAATTAGTGAAGAGTTTGAAAAAAGCTCCGCCTTATATTCATTCCGCAAATAGTGCGACTGGCTTATGGCATTTAGGCAATCAAAAAAGTATTGTTCGATTAGGAATCGCCATGTATGGACTGAATCCATCAGGACAGGAGCTTGAACTTCCCTTTGCATTAGAACCAGCTATGAGCATTGAAACTAAGCTAGTGGCTGTCAAGCAAATGCATCAAGGAGATACGATTAGCTATGGTGCCACGTATAAAAGTAAAGAAGGCGAATGGATAGGGACGTTGCCAATTGGTTATGCAGATGGCTGGCGAAGAAGCTTGCAAGGGCAAACTGTTTTGGTAGAGGGTTACCGTTGTGAAATTGTTGGTAGAGTTTGCATGGATCAGTGTATGATTCGCTTGCCGAAAGAATTTCCTTTGGGAACAAAAGTCGTTCTAGTGGGGAAGAGTCAGCAGGATGAAGTCACGATGCAAGAGTTAGCTGAGCATTTGGATACTATTCATTATGAAATTACCTGTGGGTTAACTGCTCGTTTACCAAGAGTCTATCAATGA
- the acpS gene encoding holo-ACP synthase — MIVGIGLDLTEISRIKQAYIKSEKFAKKVLTEKEWFIFNDFKGSRQIEFLAGRFAAKEAFSKALGTGIGKVGFQDIEILNNHYGKPEVTKSPFKGNAFISITHTTAIAAAQVVLET; from the coding sequence ATGATTGTTGGAATCGGTTTAGATTTAACTGAGATTTCTAGGATTAAGCAAGCATATATAAAAAGTGAAAAATTTGCAAAAAAAGTACTAACAGAAAAGGAATGGTTCATTTTTAATGATTTTAAAGGAAGCCGTCAGATTGAGTTTTTAGCAGGTCGTTTTGCTGCTAAAGAAGCTTTTTCCAAAGCCTTAGGAACAGGTATAGGCAAAGTCGGTTTTCAAGATATTGAAATTTTAAATAATCATTACGGAAAACCTGAAGTAACCAAAAGTCCATTTAAAGGAAATGCATTTATTTCGATTACCCATACAACCGCTATTGCTGCTGCTCAAGTAGTTTTAGAGACATAA
- the cshA gene encoding degradosome RNA helicase CshA has product MKFSELGLSPELLQSVERLGFEEATPIQGQTIPLALEGKDVIGQAQTGTGKTAAFGLPMLQKIDLTNRTVQGLVIAPTRELAIQTQEELFRLSRDKKVRVQVVYGGADISRQIRALKDQPHIVVGTPGRLLDHINRRTLKLDHVETLVLDEADEMLNMGFLEDIEKIIKEVPSVRQTLLFSATMPDAIKRIGVKFMNEPEHVRIKATEMTANLIDQYYVRCKDFEKFDIMTRLLDVQTPELTIVFGRTKRRVDELAKGLEMRGYRAEGIHGDLSQQKRMSVLKSFKKGDLDILVATDVAARGLDISGVTHVYNYDIPQDPESYVHRIGRTGRAGKEGMSVTFITPNEMGYLRVIEDLTKKKMTALRPPTNAEAFEGQVKASMETAEELIKSNELERYEKAAAQLLEDYDTTDIAAAFLKSISKDASEIPVKITPERPLPSRKGGSGGGGGRSSGGGNRGKGGYRGGSNSGGGDRRGGGNRSGGSKDNRRSGGGGNWSKDAKRSGTSAGSSDARKNNRSKSSDNRRSGGDRNFTIRNKED; this is encoded by the coding sequence TTGAAATTTTCAGAATTAGGGTTATCACCCGAATTATTACAATCAGTTGAACGTCTAGGCTTTGAGGAAGCAACACCAATCCAAGGACAAACGATTCCGTTGGCACTTGAAGGAAAAGACGTAATTGGTCAAGCACAAACAGGTACTGGTAAAACAGCTGCTTTTGGTTTACCAATGTTACAAAAAATTGATCTTACTAACCGTACCGTTCAAGGATTAGTTATTGCACCAACACGTGAATTAGCTATCCAAACACAAGAAGAATTGTTCCGCTTAAGTCGTGACAAAAAAGTTCGTGTTCAAGTAGTTTATGGTGGAGCAGATATTAGCCGCCAAATCCGTGCCTTAAAAGATCAACCGCATATCGTTGTTGGTACACCAGGTCGTTTACTTGATCATATTAACCGTCGTACATTAAAATTAGATCATGTTGAAACTTTAGTTTTAGATGAAGCTGATGAAATGTTAAACATGGGATTCTTAGAAGATATCGAAAAAATTATCAAAGAAGTTCCAAGTGTTCGTCAAACATTATTATTCTCAGCAACAATGCCAGATGCAATTAAACGTATCGGTGTTAAATTCATGAATGAGCCTGAACATGTTCGTATTAAAGCTACAGAAATGACAGCTAACTTAATCGATCAATATTATGTTCGCTGTAAAGATTTCGAGAAATTTGATATTATGACACGTTTATTAGATGTTCAAACACCAGAATTAACAATTGTATTTGGTCGTACAAAACGTCGTGTTGATGAATTAGCTAAAGGATTAGAAATGCGTGGTTACCGTGCTGAAGGAATCCATGGCGATTTATCACAACAAAAACGTATGAGTGTTTTAAAATCATTTAAAAAAGGTGATTTAGATATTTTAGTTGCAACCGATGTAGCAGCTCGTGGATTAGATATATCAGGAGTTACTCACGTTTACAATTACGATATTCCACAAGATCCAGAAAGCTATGTTCACCGTATTGGTCGTACTGGTCGTGCTGGTAAAGAAGGTATGTCCGTAACATTCATTACACCAAATGAAATGGGCTACCTACGTGTGATTGAAGATTTAACGAAGAAAAAAATGACAGCTTTACGTCCACCAACAAATGCTGAAGCTTTTGAAGGTCAAGTAAAAGCTTCTATGGAAACAGCTGAAGAATTAATCAAGAGTAATGAACTAGAGCGCTACGAAAAAGCAGCAGCTCAATTACTTGAAGATTATGATACTACAGATATCGCAGCAGCATTCTTGAAGAGTATTTCTAAAGATGCTAGTGAAATCCCTGTTAAAATTACCCCTGAACGTCCATTACCAAGCCGTAAAGGTGGAAGTGGCGGCGGCGGTGGTCGCAGCAGTGGTGGCGGAAATCGTGGTAAAGGTGGATATCGTGGTGGAAGCAATAGCGGCGGTGGAGATCGTCGTGGTGGCGGAAACCGTAGTGGTGGAAGCAAAGACAATCGTCGTAGTGGCGGTGGTGGAAACTGGAGTAAAGATGCTAAACGTAGCGGAACTTCAGCTGGAAGCAGTGATGCTCGCAAAAACAACAGAAGTAAATCTTCAGATAATCGTCGTAGTGGCGGAGATCGTAACTTTACTATCCGTAATAAAGAAGACTAA
- a CDS encoding Bax inhibitor-1/YccA family protein, with amino-acid sequence MQTQRKEVATEGLSRFFATVYGYMTLALALSGITAFYAAQSPLIRGLVLGNPIGFIALFLVEIFLVMKLASNGNKLRSTGSSVVGFIAFSIVNGILLSSIFLLYSLGNIASAFMITAGTFAAMSIYGFVTKRDMTSLGGHLRSALIGLIIATLVNAFFLKSGIGSLVLSYITVLIFVGLTAYDTQKLKEIYFHYADSQSLGAIAISGALSLYLDFVNIFLAVLRIFGGGGRN; translated from the coding sequence ATGCAAACACAAAGAAAAGAAGTCGCTACAGAAGGCTTAAGTCGCTTTTTTGCAACTGTATATGGGTATATGACATTGGCATTAGCGTTAAGTGGAATTACAGCATTTTACGCGGCACAAAGTCCATTAATCAGAGGATTGGTTTTAGGAAATCCGATTGGGTTCATTGCACTATTCTTAGTAGAAATTTTCTTAGTAATGAAATTAGCATCAAATGGGAATAAATTACGTTCAACAGGTTCTTCAGTTGTCGGGTTTATTGCGTTCTCAATTGTTAATGGGATTTTATTATCCTCTATTTTCTTACTGTATTCTTTAGGCAATATCGCTTCAGCTTTCATGATTACAGCTGGAACTTTTGCAGCAATGAGCATCTATGGTTTTGTTACAAAAAGAGATATGACTAGTTTAGGTGGTCACTTACGGAGTGCATTGATTGGATTAATCATTGCTACTTTAGTAAATGCCTTTTTCTTGAAAAGTGGTATTGGTAGCTTAGTTCTATCCTATATTACTGTTTTAATCTTTGTTGGTTTAACAGCATACGATACTCAAAAACTAAAAGAAATTTACTTCCACTATGCGGATAGTCAATCATTAGGCGCAATTGCTATCAGTGGTGCATTAAGTCTATACTTAGACTTTGTTAATATTTTCTTAGCTGTCTTGAGAATTTTTGGCGGCGGCGGACGCAACTAA
- a CDS encoding UDP-N-acetylmuramoyl-tripeptide--D-alanyl-D-alanine ligase: MKSLSLKEIALAVGATNDLTKWETIKIEKVEFDSRKLTDGALFVPLQGENDGHQFIQSAIDKGAVAAFWSASLETAPIDFPVLQVADTLQALQDLAKYYLELVAPKVVGITGSNGKTTTKDMTEAVIRSKYQVHKTKGNFNNHIGLPLTILEMPETTEVVILEMGMNHAGEIELLSKLAQPDIAVITMIGESHIEYLGSRQGIAAAKMEIIAGLKKDGTLIYPGEELLLSELVKVLAPKQRITFGTAKSNNIYPVEIETGMYETKFTTNVAPEIKCSIPVLGTYNVTNAMAALMVGFTLGISVEVAAPELAKFNLTKNRTEWLDGLNGSMILNDAYNANPTAMKVVLDNFSELETAGKKIVVLGDMLELGELSSELHASVAAHIHENAIDEVFLFGSEMIHLKEQLSINYPVEQIHHFVEDKKAMIQQLKNSINQKDYILVKSSLGTDLLSVVMELKK, translated from the coding sequence ATGAAATCACTAAGTTTAAAAGAAATTGCTTTAGCAGTTGGGGCAACGAATGATTTAACTAAATGGGAAACAATTAAAATCGAAAAGGTTGAATTTGATTCACGAAAATTAACCGATGGTGCATTATTTGTACCTTTACAAGGTGAAAATGATGGGCATCAGTTTATTCAATCTGCTATCGATAAAGGCGCTGTAGCTGCATTTTGGAGTGCATCACTAGAAACAGCTCCAATTGATTTCCCTGTTTTGCAAGTAGCAGATACCTTACAGGCTTTGCAAGATTTGGCCAAATACTACTTAGAACTAGTAGCACCAAAAGTTGTTGGTATTACTGGAAGCAATGGGAAAACTACAACAAAAGATATGACTGAAGCGGTTATTCGTAGTAAATATCAAGTTCATAAGACTAAAGGGAATTTTAATAATCATATTGGTTTGCCATTAACTATCTTAGAAATGCCAGAAACAACAGAAGTCGTCATTTTAGAAATGGGAATGAACCATGCAGGCGAGATTGAATTGCTTTCTAAATTAGCTCAACCTGATATTGCCGTCATTACAATGATTGGAGAATCTCATATTGAGTATTTAGGTTCGCGCCAAGGGATTGCTGCTGCTAAAATGGAAATCATTGCTGGTTTAAAAAAGGACGGGACATTAATTTACCCAGGAGAAGAGCTGCTTTTATCTGAGTTGGTTAAAGTCTTAGCACCTAAACAGAGAATAACTTTTGGTACAGCTAAAAGTAATAATATTTATCCAGTTGAAATCGAAACGGGAATGTACGAAACTAAATTTACTACGAATGTAGCACCTGAGATCAAATGTAGCATCCCAGTTTTAGGCACTTACAACGTAACAAATGCAATGGCTGCCTTGATGGTAGGGTTCACGTTAGGAATATCAGTTGAAGTAGCTGCTCCAGAACTAGCAAAATTTAATCTGACAAAAAATCGTACGGAATGGCTGGATGGCTTAAATGGAAGTATGATTTTAAATGATGCCTACAATGCAAATCCAACTGCTATGAAAGTTGTGTTAGATAATTTTAGTGAGTTAGAAACGGCAGGCAAAAAAATTGTTGTTTTAGGAGATATGCTGGAACTAGGAGAGCTTTCTAGTGAATTGCATGCGAGTGTGGCAGCACATATCCATGAGAATGCAATTGATGAAGTCTTTTTATTTGGTTCAGAAATGATCCATCTAAAAGAACAGCTAAGTATAAACTACCCTGTTGAGCAGATTCATCACTTTGTTGAAGATAAGAAAGCTATGATTCAACAATTAAAGAACAGTATCAATCAAAAAGATTATATTTTAGTTAAATCAAGTTTAGGAACAGATTTACTATCTGTCGTAATGGAACTAAAAAAATAA
- a CDS encoding D-alanine--D-alanine ligase translates to MKISLIYGGKSAEHDISILTAFSITKEVYYKYYEVEPIYITKSGKWLKGPILTGPISDHQLLIFKQSAEASFGADLNEQSYGVEIEPTSLKAEDAVIFPVLHGPNGEDGTVQGLFEVMNMPYVGTGVLASACGMDKIISKYLFQQVGIPQVPYVAVLKNEWLRDEEQVFMRCEGSLLYPMFIKPANMGSSVGISKAENRDELIAAIETALKFDRRIVVEQGIEAREIEVAVLGNGDIHTSVPGELIKSVDFYDYDSKYINNDVKLQIPALLSDEVSSQLREYAAGAFEVLDGSGLSRCDFFVTANDEIFINEVNTMPGFTQFSMYPLLWENTGLGYGDLVEELIQLALHRYEERQSYQMKSDE, encoded by the coding sequence ATGAAAATCTCTCTAATTTATGGTGGTAAAAGTGCAGAACATGATATCTCAATTTTAACGGCTTTCTCAATCACTAAGGAAGTCTATTATAAATATTATGAAGTTGAACCTATTTACATTACAAAATCTGGAAAATGGTTAAAAGGTCCGATTCTTACTGGGCCAATTTCAGATCATCAATTATTAATATTCAAACAAAGTGCAGAAGCATCTTTTGGTGCTGATTTAAATGAACAATCTTATGGTGTAGAAATCGAACCAACATCGCTTAAAGCAGAAGACGCTGTTATCTTCCCGGTTCTTCATGGACCTAACGGAGAGGACGGTACAGTTCAAGGTTTGTTTGAAGTTATGAATATGCCTTATGTTGGAACTGGCGTTTTAGCAAGTGCTTGTGGCATGGATAAGATTATTAGTAAATATTTATTCCAACAAGTTGGCATTCCACAAGTTCCTTACGTAGCAGTTTTAAAAAATGAATGGTTACGAGATGAAGAACAAGTCTTTATGCGTTGCGAAGGCAGTTTGCTTTATCCAATGTTTATTAAGCCTGCTAATATGGGGTCAAGTGTTGGAATCAGTAAGGCTGAAAACCGTGACGAACTCATTGCAGCGATTGAAACAGCTTTAAAATTTGATCGTCGAATTGTGGTGGAACAAGGAATTGAAGCAAGAGAAATTGAAGTAGCTGTTTTAGGAAATGGAGATATTCATACATCTGTTCCTGGCGAACTTATAAAATCAGTTGATTTTTATGATTATGATTCAAAGTATATTAACAATGATGTAAAGCTACAGATTCCAGCATTGTTATCAGACGAGGTATCTAGTCAGTTGCGAGAATACGCAGCAGGAGCCTTTGAAGTTTTAGATGGAAGTGGTTTAAGTCGTTGTGATTTCTTTGTCACAGCAAATGATGAGATTTTTATTAATGAAGTCAATACAATGCCTGGCTTTACTCAATTCAGTATGTACCCATTATTGTGGGAAAATACTGGCTTAGGTTATGGTGATTTAGTTGAAGAACTCATTCAACTGGCACTACATCGTTATGAGGAACGTCAAAGTTATCAAATGAAGAGTGACGAATAA
- a CDS encoding DMT family transporter: MSILILILAGFCELGFVVFLKKSDSFRVKKYGVLSIFIMGLSLYLLSVASKTIPIGVAYAIWSGIGTSTSVLWGMVFFGESRNWRKFIFVGMVIIGVVGLKLTSH, encoded by the coding sequence ATGAGTATTTTAATTTTAATTTTAGCAGGTTTTTGTGAGCTAGGCTTTGTTGTCTTTCTAAAAAAATCAGATAGTTTTAGAGTGAAAAAATACGGTGTACTTTCAATTTTTATTATGGGATTAAGCTTATATCTACTTTCTGTAGCTTCAAAAACTATCCCTATTGGTGTAGCTTACGCAATATGGTCTGGAATTGGGACCTCAACAAGTGTCTTGTGGGGCATGGTTTTCTTTGGTGAAAGTCGTAATTGGCGCAAATTTATTTTTGTTGGAATGGTAATTATTGGCGTAGTTGGGCTTAAACTAACCTCACATTAA
- a CDS encoding DMT family transporter, producing MEWVYLIIAGFCEVIWAYYLDASYGFSKLVPSIMAIIFIGISFFILEKAMKKLGVGVAYAAFTGLGTAGTAIMGMIFLGESVSFLKIVALIILLTGILGLKLSEGTDKT from the coding sequence ATGGAATGGGTATATTTAATTATTGCAGGATTTTGTGAAGTGATTTGGGCATATTATCTAGATGCATCCTATGGTTTTTCAAAATTAGTTCCTAGTATCATGGCAATCATTTTTATTGGAATAAGCTTTTTTATTTTAGAAAAAGCCATGAAAAAATTAGGTGTCGGAGTAGCTTATGCTGCTTTTACAGGACTTGGAACAGCTGGGACAGCGATTATGGGGATGATATTTTTAGGAGAGTCCGTTAGTTTTTTGAAAATTGTTGCATTGATTATTCTACTAACAGGAATTTTAGGGTTAAAATTAAGTGAAGGGACCGATAAAACATGA
- the htpX gene encoding zinc metalloprotease HtpX, producing MLHQQIEENKRKTILVMFAFFVLVALIGAAVGYANWNNAVMGIVLAAVFALIYMALMIFNSTKIVMGLNKGREITSKEDYPMLWNIVEELSLVARIPMPKIYIIDDPSPNAFAAGNSPENASVACTTGILEKLNREELEGVMAHEVSHIRNYDIRLSTIALALAAVIALLASIGTRMLWFTGGSRRSSNDNDKSGGGAILMVLSILFMILAPLAATMAQMALSRNREYLADASAVELTRNPQGLISALRKISASEPMKSADPTSAALYIENPLKKESKDSLFATHPATEKRIERLEKM from the coding sequence ATGTTACATCAACAAATTGAAGAAAATAAACGAAAAACCATTTTAGTTATGTTTGCTTTTTTTGTCTTAGTTGCTTTAATTGGTGCAGCCGTGGGCTACGCCAATTGGAATAATGCTGTGATGGGAATTGTGTTGGCAGCTGTTTTTGCTTTGATTTATATGGCATTAATGATTTTTAATTCAACAAAAATTGTCATGGGGCTAAATAAAGGTCGAGAAATTACTAGCAAAGAAGACTATCCAATGCTGTGGAATATTGTGGAAGAGTTGTCACTTGTTGCACGTATTCCAATGCCTAAAATATACATTATTGATGATCCAAGTCCAAATGCTTTTGCAGCAGGAAATTCTCCTGAAAATGCTTCAGTTGCGTGTACTACAGGGATTTTAGAAAAATTAAATCGTGAAGAATTAGAAGGTGTGATGGCCCATGAAGTTTCGCATATCCGTAATTATGACATTCGTTTGTCAACAATTGCGTTAGCCTTAGCAGCTGTTATTGCACTTTTAGCTAGTATTGGAACAAGAATGTTATGGTTTACTGGGGGAAGTCGCCGTAGTAGTAATGATAATGACAAATCCGGTGGTGGTGCTATTTTAATGGTCCTTTCAATCCTATTTATGATTCTAGCGCCATTAGCAGCGACTATGGCTCAAATGGCACTATCACGAAATCGTGAATATTTAGCCGATGCCTCAGCTGTTGAACTGACCCGAAATCCTCAAGGGTTAATCTCAGCCTTACGAAAGATTTCTGCAAGTGAGCCAATGAAATCAGCTGATCCAACTAGTGCAGCCTTGTATATTGAAAATCCATTGAAAAAAGAGTCAAAAGATTCTTTGTTTGCAACACATCCAGCAACAGAAAAACGAATCGAGCGTTTAGAGAAAATGTAA
- a CDS encoding LemA family protein, producing MMGWIIGIVVIVLLVVLYISSYNNLVKARVWVQEAWSQIDVQLKRRNDLIPNLVETVKGYAAHEKDTLAKVVEMRNQLTQIPEGNHEETMQVSNQISDSLKTIFALSESYPDLKANQSFQQLQEELTTTENKIAYSRQLYNSSVATYNIKIQAFPSNIVAGIHKFTQEKMLETPVEEKSVPKVSF from the coding sequence ATGATGGGATGGATTATTGGAATAGTAGTCATAGTATTATTAGTGGTACTTTATATAAGCAGCTACAATAACTTAGTTAAAGCTCGGGTATGGGTTCAAGAAGCGTGGAGCCAGATTGATGTTCAATTAAAACGCAGAAATGATTTGATTCCGAATCTAGTTGAAACTGTAAAAGGTTATGCAGCACATGAAAAAGACACGTTAGCTAAAGTAGTCGAAATGCGTAATCAGCTAACTCAAATTCCAGAAGGAAATCATGAAGAAACAATGCAAGTGTCAAATCAAATCAGTGATTCTCTAAAAACTATTTTTGCTTTAAGCGAAAGTTATCCAGATTTAAAAGCGAATCAAAGTTTTCAACAATTACAAGAAGAGTTAACGACAACTGAAAATAAAATTGCTTATTCTCGACAATTATATAATTCAAGTGTGGCTACTTATAACATTAAAATTCAAGCTTTTCCAAGTAATATTGTAGCTGGAATTCATAAATTTACACAAGAAAAAATGCTAGAAACACCAGTGGAAGAAAAATCAGTTCCAAAGGTTTCATTTTAA
- a CDS encoding Dps family protein — protein sequence MQKTNIDVKAILNKLVANHGVLYTKLHQHHWYVQGASFYTLHEKFEELFGSVDSNNDVIAERLIAIGGQPYSTLSEYLEHASIEEKPYSKKVSAEDMVASVVSDYRLLRDELAEGIELTGEAGDDCTQDMLIAYKTEVDKNIWMLQAFLGQSPLEGE from the coding sequence ATGCAAAAAACAAACATTGATGTAAAAGCAATTTTAAACAAATTAGTAGCAAATCATGGGGTGCTTTACACAAAACTTCACCAACATCACTGGTATGTACAAGGAGCTAGCTTCTATACATTACATGAAAAATTTGAAGAATTATTTGGCAGCGTTGATTCAAATAACGATGTGATTGCAGAGCGTTTAATTGCAATTGGAGGACAACCTTATTCAACCCTATCTGAATATTTAGAGCATGCTTCAATCGAAGAAAAACCTTATTCTAAAAAAGTTTCTGCTGAAGATATGGTAGCATCAGTTGTTAGTGATTACCGTTTATTACGTGATGAACTTGCTGAAGGAATCGAATTAACTGGCGAAGCTGGTGACGATTGTACGCAAGATATGTTAATCGCTTATAAAACAGAAGTGGATAAAAACATCTGGATGTTACAAGCATTCTTAGGACAATCTCCTTTAGAAGGCGAATAA
- a CDS encoding SMI1/KNR4 family protein — protein MYFIKNKLFPTPNQLYSELPFFQKISIADLPNSYLALLTEQNGGYLRLNSLPTSEPTRDGLDSVEFHYLFGLHSESATSILFQQDDHDKFSLPDYFIFFSVNGDQLWAFDYSNLKNNEPSIRYIDMDTDQWLHIADSFEEFLYLLHSAPLDLNEERTLTRHEANHNFLLATSAELESLLLRFEDDLDKNWYFTWLLQLAQSNNQQLQHLAFSAFETQVLYFHPVLPKNTRELARVFESLAPSVIDTSELQQVLKELR, from the coding sequence ATGTATTTCATTAAAAACAAGCTATTTCCAACTCCTAATCAACTATATTCAGAACTTCCATTTTTTCAAAAAATCAGTATTGCTGATCTGCCTAATAGCTATTTAGCTTTACTTACAGAACAAAACGGAGGCTATCTGCGGTTAAACTCTTTGCCAACTTCAGAACCTACTAGAGATGGATTAGATTCCGTTGAGTTTCACTATTTATTTGGACTGCATTCAGAGTCAGCTACAAGTATTTTATTTCAACAAGACGATCATGACAAATTTTCATTACCTGATTATTTTATTTTTTTTAGTGTCAATGGGGATCAACTTTGGGCTTTTGATTATTCTAATCTAAAAAATAATGAACCTAGCATTCGATATATCGATATGGATACCGATCAGTGGTTACATATTGCTGATTCATTTGAGGAGTTTTTATATCTGCTTCATTCAGCTCCTTTAGATTTAAATGAAGAAAGAACGCTGACTCGACATGAAGCCAATCATAACTTTTTATTAGCTACTTCTGCCGAATTGGAATCTTTGCTGCTTCGCTTTGAAGATGATTTAGACAAGAACTGGTACTTCACTTGGCTACTTCAACTAGCTCAAAGTAACAACCAACAACTTCAGCACTTAGCTTTCTCAGCTTTTGAAACGCAGGTTCTTTATTTCCATCCGGTACTGCCTAAAAATACCCGAGAGCTTGCTCGTGTATTTGAAAGTCTTGCTCCAAGCGTAATTGATACTTCCGAACTTCAACAAGTTTTGAAAGAACTAAGATAA
- a CDS encoding low molecular weight protein-tyrosine-phosphatase, whose translation MVKLLYVCLGNICRSPMAEAFMQHAVTKAGLKDKFQIESAATSRWESGNPPHIGTKKILATHGIETVNMFSRQVTIADFNEFDAIYGMDRHNIEDLNSICPTEFLHKIHLFMDSVEGKQGLDVPDPWYTDNFALTYQLISEGCSAQLKQLQDTKLD comes from the coding sequence ATGGTTAAATTACTATATGTTTGTTTAGGGAATATTTGCCGCTCACCGATGGCCGAAGCTTTTATGCAGCATGCTGTTACAAAAGCTGGACTAAAGGACAAATTCCAGATTGAGTCTGCAGCTACAAGTCGTTGGGAATCCGGAAATCCCCCTCATATCGGTACTAAAAAAATTCTAGCTACACATGGTATTGAAACAGTCAACATGTTCTCACGACAAGTTACAATTGCTGATTTTAATGAATTTGATGCTATTTATGGAATGGATCGACACAATATTGAGGATTTAAATTCCATCTGTCCTACTGAATTTCTTCATAAAATTCATTTATTTATGGATTCTGTCGAGGGAAAACAAGGACTGGATGTGCCAGATCCATGGTATACAGATAATTTTGCTTTAACTTATCAACTGATATCAGAAGGCTGCAGTGCTCAATTAAAACAATTACAAGACACTAAACTTGATTAA